Sequence from the Angustibacter luteus genome:
TCTTCGATGACGCCGGCGATCTCTCCCTGGGACAGCGGCCAGATCTTCATGGAGTGCAGACGACCGGTCAACGCCCCGAGGCTAGTTAACTACCAAAATCCGAGGGCTCAAACTGCCAAAGTACGAGGGGAAGACCTCCGGATTTCGACGTCGGGACGGCGAGCCCTCGAGCACCCATCAAGGCTCAACCCTGCCAAGATCGCCACCCGTTGCTGTCGTGGCACCACGTTCGGGTCAGCGCGCGTCGAGGGCGCGCTCGAGCTCCGGGACGGTCAGGGACGCCGGGCGGGCACCGGACGACGACGCCTGGCGGGCGAGCGCCTGGACCCTCGCGTTCAGCGGAGCCTCGCCGCCGTGGGCCCGGGCGATGGCGACGATCTCGCCGTTCAGGAAGTCCGCCTCGTTGGAGTCGGCGCCGCGAGCGAGCGACTGCCAGGTCGACCCGCCCATCTGCGCTGGCTCACCGGGGACCACGCGGTCGACGAACAGGTCCCGGCGCCAGGCGTCCTCCTCGTCGGCGCTCGCGCACTCGATTCCGGCGTGCGCGAGCACGGCGGCCCCCTCCTGCCGCAGGCGGGCCGACACCGCGCCCGCGCCCTCGGCGTCCGGCCCGACCAGCGCCTGCACGGCGTTGCCGAGGTTGGTCAACAGCTTGCGGTACTTCCAGCGCAGGACGTCCTCGACGACGTGGATCTCGAACCCGGCTCGTTCGAGGTCCGCGGCGACGCCGTCCAGCAGGCCGTCGGCACGCCCGCCGGGCGGCACCTCGCCGAGGATCAGCACGCCCGACCTCGGCGCGATCCGGACGAACACCTCGCCCGGCTCCAGGCTCACCGCGGGCAGCCACACGCACACCCCGACGACCCGGTCGAAGTAGCGATGGGCGATCTGCTCGGCCGCCACGCCGTTGAGCGCCAGGAGCACCGGCAGCCGCTCCCCCGCCGTCCCGACCTGGTCGTCGCCCTCGTGCACGGGCACGTCCACCCACTCCCGCAGGGCGCCCTCGACCTGCTGGGTCTTCGTCGCCATGACCAGGACGTCGTCCGCGCGCAGCCGCACGTCGGCCGGCGACCGCACGACGTCCACCCCGATGACGACGTCCTCGTCCGGCGTGCGCAGGCGGAGGCCGACGTGCTCGATCAGGTCGGCCCGACGGCCCCGGGCCGCCAGCACCACCCGGTCGCGACGCTGCTGCGCGAGCCGGGCCGCGATCGCCCCACCGATCGACCCGGCCCCGATCACGACGTACCGCATGCCACCTCCGATGTGGGCGTCCGCTCATCCTGCCCTGCGCGCAAAACGCGAGCCAGGGCCGACCCGGCGTACCGGGTCGGCCCTGGCTCAGGGTGCTCAGCGTGTCGCTGAGCGGGCGATCACTTGAGGGTGACGGTGGCCCCGGCGCCCTCGAGGGACTCCTTGGCCTTCTCCGCAGCAGCCTTGTCGACCTTCTCCAGGACGACCTTGGGGGCGCCGTCCACGAGGTCCTTGGCCTCCTTCAGGCCGAGGGAGGTGAGGGCGCGCACCTCCTTGATGACCTGGATCTTCTTGTCGCCAGCAGCCTCGAGGACGACGTCGAACTCGTCCTGCTCGGCCTCGGCCTCGGCGGGGGCAGCGCCACCACCGGCAGCGGCAACCGCGACCGGAGCCGCAGCGGTGACCTCGAAGGTCTCCTCGAACTTCTTCACGAACTCGGAGAGCTCGATCAGGGTCATCTCCTTGAACGACTCAAGCAGGTCGTCCGTGCTGAGCTTCGCCATGTCGGCGTTCCTTCCTGTCTTCGCCCGCGAACGGGCGGTCGTGTGTGGGCGGGCTCGCCCGGGGGGTGGTGCTTCGGGCGATCAGCCCTGGTCCTGCTCGACCTTCTGACGAAGGGCGTCGACCACGCGGGCGGTCTGGGCCAGCGGGGCGGCGAACAGAGCCGCAGCGCCGGACATGGACGCCTTCATGGCGCCGGCCAGCTTGGCCAGCAGCACCTCACGGGACTCGAGGTCCGCGAGCTGCTTGACCTCGTCGGCCGTCAGCGGCTTGCCGTCAAGCAGGCCGCCACGGACGACGAGAGCGGGGTGATCCTTGGCGAAGTCCCTGATCTTCTTCGCCGTCTCCACCGCGTCACCGGTGATGAAGGCGATCGCGGACGGGCCGGCGTACTGGCCGTCGAAGGCCGAGACACCGGCTTCCTTCGCCGCGATCTCGGTCAGGGTGTTCTTCACCACGGCGTACGTCGCGTGC
This genomic interval carries:
- a CDS encoding ketopantoate reductase family protein; translation: MRYVVIGAGSIGGAIAARLAQQRRDRVVLAARGRRADLIEHVGLRLRTPDEDVVIGVDVVRSPADVRLRADDVLVMATKTQQVEGALREWVDVPVHEGDDQVGTAGERLPVLLALNGVAAEQIAHRYFDRVVGVCVWLPAVSLEPGEVFVRIAPRSGVLILGEVPPGGRADGLLDGVAADLERAGFEIHVVEDVLRWKYRKLLTNLGNAVQALVGPDAEGAGAVSARLRQEGAAVLAHAGIECASADEEDAWRRDLFVDRVVPGEPAQMGGSTWQSLARGADSNEADFLNGEIVAIARAHGGEAPLNARVQALARQASSSGARPASLTVPELERALDAR
- the rplJ gene encoding 50S ribosomal protein L10, with the protein product MARPDKAAAVAELTDKFRESNAAVLTEYRGLTVAQLTELRSAIREHATYAVVKNTLTEIAAKEAGVSAFDGQYAGPSAIAFITGDAVETAKKIRDFAKDHPALVVRGGLLDGKPLTADEVKQLADLESREVLLAKLAGAMKASMSGAAALFAAPLAQTARVVDALRQKVEQDQG
- the rplL gene encoding 50S ribosomal protein L7/L12; amino-acid sequence: MAKLSTDDLLESFKEMTLIELSEFVKKFEETFEVTAAAPVAVAAAGGGAAPAEAEAEQDEFDVVLEAAGDKKIQVIKEVRALTSLGLKEAKDLVDGAPKVVLEKVDKAAAEKAKESLEGAGATVTLK